The Acidimicrobiia bacterium genome includes a window with the following:
- a CDS encoding GNAT family N-acetyltransferase produces the protein MSDYEIQRIEAAEARPLRRALLHPTQPPGAVDYEADHQPVALHVGAFKDGVLVGIASVHPQPMPGSHSTGAAWRVRDIAVEHGHRGRGVGAWMLERCLEHVSTNSGVIIWCTARVGAYGFFERMGFARSGPPIEDPAEGPQYTLYAEVPPLERSWKIG, from the coding sequence GTGAGTGACTACGAGATCCAGCGGATCGAGGCCGCCGAGGCGCGGCCGCTGCGGCGGGCGCTGCTCCATCCCACCCAGCCGCCCGGCGCGGTCGACTACGAGGCCGACCATCAGCCGGTGGCACTCCATGTCGGCGCCTTCAAGGATGGGGTGCTGGTCGGAATCGCATCGGTACATCCCCAGCCGATGCCGGGATCTCACAGCACCGGGGCGGCATGGCGTGTCCGTGACATTGCCGTCGAACACGGCCACCGGGGCCGTGGAGTGGGGGCGTGGATGCTCGAGCGGTGCCTGGAGCACGTGTCCACCAACTCAGGGGTGATCATCTGGTGCACTGCCCGAGTTGGGGCCTACGGCTTCTTCGAGCGCATGGGCTTCGCCCGATCCGGCCCTCCGATCGAGGACCCGGCCGAGGGCCCGCAATACACCCTCTATGCCGAGGTTCCGCCGCTCGAGCGGTCCTGGAAGATCGGCTGA
- a CDS encoding ketoacyl-ACP synthase III → MTSRIGLLGFGSYTPTRVMTNDDWSKLVDTDDAWITERTGIKERRYAADDETTLDLAAAAADKALADAGLAATDLDEIIVASDTPEVYTPDTAAFLQHRLGAREVPAFDLGGSGCAGFVLGLDVAKSRVMTGADRVLVVGVELISRLMDWEDRNTCVLFGDAAGAVVVGRGDIKAELIGANSGTDGSRAGILTLETGGTRRPFTTAEAEKGGQHDIVMNGREVFREAVRRMTASTESLLEKIGKSLDDVALVIPHQANLRILEAVRSRLGLAEDRMFVNVDRFGNTGSASVPLALAQAREESRIGAGDLVILTAFGAGFHWAAAALQF, encoded by the coding sequence GTGACCAGTCGCATCGGTCTGCTGGGTTTCGGTTCGTACACCCCCACGCGAGTCATGACCAATGACGACTGGTCGAAGCTCGTCGATACCGATGATGCCTGGATCACCGAGCGCACTGGCATCAAGGAGCGCCGTTACGCCGCCGACGACGAGACGACCCTCGACCTCGCCGCCGCCGCCGCCGACAAGGCGCTGGCCGATGCTGGTCTGGCGGCGACCGATCTCGACGAGATAATCGTGGCGTCCGATACCCCCGAGGTGTACACGCCGGACACCGCCGCATTCCTCCAGCACCGCCTCGGCGCTCGTGAGGTCCCGGCCTTCGACCTCGGAGGGAGTGGCTGCGCCGGCTTCGTACTCGGGCTCGACGTGGCGAAGTCGCGGGTGATGACCGGGGCCGACCGCGTGTTGGTGGTGGGGGTCGAGCTCATCTCCCGGCTGATGGACTGGGAGGATCGGAACACCTGTGTCCTGTTCGGAGACGCCGCCGGGGCGGTCGTGGTCGGCCGGGGCGACATCAAAGCCGAACTGATCGGGGCGAATTCGGGTACCGATGGAAGCCGTGCCGGGATCCTCACCCTCGAGACCGGGGGGACCCGGCGCCCCTTCACCACCGCGGAAGCGGAGAAGGGTGGCCAGCACGACATCGTGATGAACGGCCGTGAGGTCTTCCGCGAGGCCGTGCGCCGGATGACCGCCTCGACCGAGAGTCTGCTCGAGAAGATCGGCAAGTCACTGGACGACGTGGCCCTGGTGATTCCGCACCAGGCGAACCTGCGGATCCTCGAAGCAGTGCGATCCCGGCTCGGGTTGGCCGAGGATCGGATGTTCGTGAACGTCGATCGCTTCGGCAACACCGGCTCGGCATCGGTGCCCCTTGCCCTGGCGCAGGCGCGTGAGGAGAGCCGCATCGGCGCCGGCGACCTGGTCATCCTCACCGCTTTCGGCGCCGGGTTCCATTGGGCCGCGGCCGCGCTGCAATTCTGA
- a CDS encoding DUF5698 domain-containing protein, with the protein MELALTSLGIFLLRIGDVSIASVRIVTLMRGRIVLAAVLGFFESLFWVSAAAIVFTNLDNPVRIVAFAAGFAAGTLLGGYIERWLAMGTAFIRIVAPIDSPAVAPALRERGYAVTVVNAEGRDGEVRVTFLVLPRRQARLAMGIIHTTNPAAFVTIEDIRIAEVARRYRASTVRK; encoded by the coding sequence ATGGAACTCGCACTCACCTCTCTCGGGATCTTCCTCTTGCGCATCGGCGATGTGTCGATCGCCAGTGTCCGCATCGTCACGCTCATGCGCGGCCGCATCGTGCTGGCTGCAGTGCTCGGGTTCTTCGAATCGCTGTTCTGGGTGAGCGCGGCCGCGATCGTGTTCACCAACCTCGACAACCCGGTGCGTATCGTCGCGTTTGCCGCGGGATTCGCCGCCGGCACCCTGCTCGGCGGCTACATCGAGCGCTGGTTGGCGATGGGCACCGCATTCATTCGTATCGTCGCCCCCATCGACTCGCCCGCGGTCGCCCCCGCCCTACGGGAGAGGGGGTACGCGGTCACCGTCGTCAATGCCGAGGGCCGCGACGGTGAGGTGCGAGTGACGTTCCTGGTGCTCCCCCGCCGCCAGGCAAGGCTGGCCATGGGGATCATCCACACCACCAACCCGGCGGCGTTCGTGACCATCGAAGACATCCGGATCGCCGAGGTGGCGCGGCGATATCGCGCCAGCACGGTCAGGAAGTAG
- a CDS encoding cyclic 2,3-diphosphoglycerate synthase has translation MPTRVVILGAAGRDFHNFNVLYRDNPEFEVIAFTATQIPDIAGRKYPTELAGKLYPNGVAIHPEEDLEKLITDHKVDLVVFSYSDVSHEHVMHLAARSVASGAAYHMPGGETMLHSKKPVISVTAARTGSGKSQTSRKIRGIVAASGKTAAAIRHPMPYGNLVKQRLQRFETFADLDKAEATIEEREEYEPYLLDGAVVFAGADYAAILEAAEAEAEIILWDGGNNDTPFIAPNIDICVLDPHRAGHELRYWPGEANLRRANVIVINKVDSAKPEDLETVRRNIAYANPDATVIEAESQVRVDDPSTIKGKRALVIEDGPTTTHGDMGFGAGLIAAKRHGASAIIDPRKYAVGSIATMFETYTHLADVLPAMGYGDKQRMELRETIHAAAKDADVIVIGTPIDLARVLDLEVPSVRVFYDLVEVKGPTLEEVLKPLLG, from the coding sequence ATGCCGACTCGCGTCGTCATTCTCGGGGCCGCAGGCAGGGACTTTCACAACTTCAACGTCCTCTACCGCGACAACCCCGAGTTCGAGGTCATCGCATTCACCGCCACCCAGATCCCCGACATCGCCGGGCGGAAGTACCCGACTGAGCTCGCCGGCAAGCTGTACCCCAATGGGGTCGCGATCCATCCGGAGGAGGACCTGGAGAAGCTGATCACAGATCACAAGGTCGATCTCGTCGTCTTCTCCTACTCCGACGTCTCCCATGAGCATGTGATGCACCTCGCGGCGCGCTCGGTGGCCAGCGGGGCGGCCTATCACATGCCGGGCGGCGAGACGATGCTCCACTCCAAGAAGCCCGTGATATCGGTGACTGCCGCTCGCACCGGGTCGGGGAAGAGCCAGACCAGCCGCAAGATCCGGGGAATCGTCGCTGCATCAGGCAAGACCGCTGCCGCCATCCGACACCCGATGCCTTACGGGAACCTGGTCAAGCAGCGTCTGCAGCGGTTCGAGACCTTTGCCGACCTCGACAAGGCCGAGGCAACGATCGAAGAGCGCGAGGAGTACGAGCCCTACCTCCTCGACGGCGCGGTGGTATTCGCCGGCGCCGATTACGCGGCCATCCTCGAGGCAGCCGAGGCCGAGGCCGAGATCATCCTTTGGGATGGCGGCAACAACGACACGCCGTTCATCGCCCCGAACATCGACATCTGCGTGCTCGACCCGCATCGGGCCGGACACGAACTGCGGTACTGGCCGGGTGAGGCGAACCTGCGTCGCGCCAACGTGATCGTGATCAACAAGGTGGACTCGGCCAAGCCCGAGGACCTGGAAACCGTTCGCCGGAACATCGCGTATGCCAATCCCGACGCCACCGTCATCGAGGCCGAATCGCAAGTGCGGGTGGACGACCCCTCGACGATCAAGGGCAAGCGGGCGCTCGTCATCGAAGACGGCCCAACCACCACCCACGGCGACATGGGTTTTGGCGCCGGGCTCATCGCGGCGAAGCGACATGGGGCGTCCGCGATCATCGATCCGCGCAAGTACGCGGTCGGTTCGATCGCCACGATGTTCGAGACGTACACCCACCTCGCCGACGTGTTGCCGGCGATGGGTTACGGAGACAAGCAGCGGATGGAACTCCGAGAGACGATCCACGCGGCAGCCAAGGACGCCGATGTGATCGTGATCGGAACCCCGATCGACCTCGCCCGGGTCCTCGACCTCGAGGTTCCCAGCGTCAGGGTCTTCTATGACCTGGTCGAGGTGAAGGGCCCCACCCTGGAAGAGGTGCTCAAGCCCCTGCTCGGCTGA